ACAGCCCGACCGGCGGCGCGTTTGAATACTACACCAACGACGACTACCTGACCGAAAACTGGCAGCCGCGCGAGCTGGAGCACTCCCTGATCTCCTTCACCGAATGGGCGGTAGAGGGCGGGATTGACCATGACACGCGCCGCCAGCAGAAAAAGCCGGAGGCGGTATGACCTCGCGCATTGTCATTATCGGCGGCGGCCAGGCGGGTGGCTGGGCGGCGAAAACCCTGCGCGACGAGGGCTTCGACGGCGAGATTTGCGTGGTGGCGGAAGAGGAGTGGGATTTTTATGAACGTCCGCCGCTCTCGAAAGCCGCGTTGCTGGACGCCGATGCCGCACTGCCGCGCCTGTTTTCGGAAGACGCTCAGCAGGCGCTGAATCTGACCTGGTACCGCCCCTTGCGCGCCACGCAGATCGATCGCGCCGCGAAAAGGGTGCATTTAAGCAACGGCGAGCTTCTTAGTTACAACATCCTTTTAATTGCGACCGGTGGGCGGGCGCGTCTGCCGGGCGAGGCGTGGGGAAAACATCCGCAGGTCTACACCCTGCGCCACTGGCAGGACGCGCAGCGCCTGAAAACGCGTCTGGCGCAAAGCAACACCCTGGCGATTGTCGGCGGCGGCTGGATCGGCCTGGAGATTGCCGCCTCGGCGCGCAAAAGCGGCGTGGCGGTCACGCTGTTCGAGCAGCAGCCTGCCCTGTGCATGCGCTCGGTGAGCGGCGAGGTGTCCCGACAGCTGGAGCGGATCCACCGCGAGCAGGGCGTGGATATCCGCACCGGCTGCGGCGCGCTGGAGCTTGACGATCACCACGGTCTGCCGGTGATCCACTGCGACGGCAAACGCGAAACCTTCGATGCGGTAGTGGTGGGGATCGGCGTCGATCTGAACCTTGAGCTGGCCCGCGACGCCGGGCTGAACACCGACCGCGGGATCGTGGTCGACGCGCAGGGACGCACGTCGGATCCGGCCATCTTTGCCGCGGGCGATGTGGCGCAGCATCACCACTACGGGCTGTGTATCCAGTCGTGGGCCTTCGCCCAGAATCAGGCGGTGGCGACGGCGAAAGCGATGCTTAACCCCGACGCGCCGGGCTACGACGACGCGCCGTGGCTGTGGTCGGATCAATATCAGCACAACATTCAGATCCTCGGCATTCCGCAGCCTGGCGGCAAAACCGTCGTTCGTGATAACGCGCTGTTCTTCTCGCTGGACGACGGCGGACGGTTGACGCAGCTGGTGGCCTTTAACGACGCGCGTACCGTCAAGCTGGCGAAGCGCTGGATGGCGGCGGGACGAGACTTGTCGGACGTGCCGCTGAGCGACCCGGCCTTTTCACTGATGTCACTGCGATAGCTAACCCGCACCCGTAGGGGGAGACATGACCACATTCGAGACCAACGCCGCGCCCGCAGAGGCGAGCGGCGAGGGGACCCGCACGCCTGAAAACGCGGTGCGCTGGGCTATCCCGCTGTCGCTGCTGGCCTGTGTACTGCTGGCGTTTTTCGACAAAATCAGCATCGCGGCGCTGTTTTCCGATGACCATTTCCAGCAGGCGATGGGCATCGATTTCGACACCACGCGCCTTGGCATCCTGATGAGCGCCTTTCTTCTGAGCTACGGCTTTTCATCGGTCCTGCTCAGCGGGTTGGGGGACAAAATCCCGCCGCTGCGCCTGCTCACCGGCATGATGGCGGTGTGGTGCGTGCTGATGGTGGCGATGGGCTTCACCCATAACTACACGGTGATGATTGTCCTGCGCATTCTGCTGGGCATCGCCGAAGGGCCGCTGTTCCCGCTGGCGTTCGCCATCGTGCGCCATAACTTCCCGCAGCATCTGCAGGCGCGCGCCACCATGCTGTGGCTGCTCGGCACGCCGGTGGGGGCGGCAATTGGCTTCCCGCTCTCCCTCTGGCTGCTCAACACCTTCGGCTGGCAAAGCACCTTCTTTGTCATGGCGATGCTCACCGTTCCGGTGCTGATCTTTGTGCGCATTGGCCTGCGCGGTATTCGTCTCGACGTGAAGCCGGCAACCGCGCAGGCGTCACGGGACGAGCGGCGTGCGGCCCGGCGCGAGCTGTTTGTCAGCCCGCACTTCTGGGTAATCTGCGTCTTTAACGTTGCGTTTCTCACCTACCTGTGGGGGATCAACGGCTGGCTGCCGGGCTACCTGATCAAGGGCAAGGGCATTCATCTGGAGCACGCGGGCTGGCTGTCGTCGATGCCGTTTATCGCCATGCTGGCGGGCGAGGTGATTGGCGCTTGGCTCTCGGACCGCGTCGATAAGCGTGCGGCGGCCTGTTTTATCTCCATGGCGGGCGCAGCCGTCGGGCTGACGGCGGTGATGCACCTTGATACACCCCTGACGATTATCGCGGCGATGAGCTTTAGCACCTTTATGTGGGGCACGGGCGCGCCGAACATTTTTGCCCTGCTGGCGAAGGCCACCCATCCCCGGGTGAGCGCGACGGCGGGCGGCATTTTCAACGGGCTGGGAAACTTTGCCGGGGCGCTGTCGCCCGCGGTGATGGGGGGGCTTATCGCCTTCACCCACAGCATGGATTCCGGGCTGATTTTTCTGGCGGTGATGGCGGCGGTGGGCTGCGTCCTGTTACTGCCGCTGCTGAGACGTTACTGAGGAGAGTGTCATGACTGATTCAACCGTAACTGCAAAACCGGGCGTTAAGCCTGAGCATCTGACCATGGAAGAGTGGGTCGAGTCGCGCATTGCGCGCTTTGAAGGCCGCAAGTATGACTGGAACGCCCTGAAGTTCCAGGCCGACTATGACCCGAAATACCGCCGCGCGCAGATGCGCTATATCGGCACCGGCGCAACCGGCGTGGCGAACGACACCAATACCGTTCAGGCCGACCACTTCACCTTCTCCACCATGGTATTGCCGTCGAAGTGCGAAGGGCCGCTGCACCTGCACGACGACGTGGAAGAGGTCTTCTTCATGCTCAAAGGGCAGATCACCCTGATGATTCAGGACGGCGACAACTACACCGAAACCGTACTGCGCGAGCGCGACCTGATCTCCGTTCCGCCGGGTATCTACCGCGGGCTGTTTAACCACGGCGAAGAAGAGGCGCTGATGTGCGTGATGCTGGGAACCAACAAGCCGGAAATCCCAACCTATCCGGCCGATCATCCGCTCTCTAAAGTGAAGCGCGGGTAAGGGGGCGGGATGACGGGCTTTCGCGAACAGGGAAGCGGCACCCCGCTGATGCTGCTGCACGGTATCAGCTCCGGCGCGGCCTCCTGGCATAAGCAGATGGCGCTGAGCGGTTTTCGCGTGCTGGCGTGGGACATGCCCGGTTATGGCGAAAGTCCAATGCTGGCGACCGAACGCGCGAACGCGGGCGATTACGCCGACGCGCTGGCAGCAATGCTCGATCGCGCGGGCGTCTGGCAGGCGGTGCTGGTCGGGCACTCGCTGGGGGCGCTGGTCGCCAGCGCCTTTGCCGCGAAGTTTCCGCAACGCGTGCTGCATCTGGTGCTGGCGGACGCGGCGCAGGGCTACGGCCAGGCCGCGCCGGAGCAGCGCGAGCAGGTGTGGCGCAACCGCGAGCAGCAGATCGCGCTGGGCGGCGACATACTCGCCCAGACCCGCGCGGCGAAGCTGTTGCGCCCCGGCGCGCGCGCGGAGGACATCGCGACCGTTGCGACGGGCATGCGTGCCCTGCGCCCGGAAGGCTATCTCGCCGCCGCGTGGATGCTGGCGCACGACGATATACACGGCTGGCTGACGCGCTATTCGGGCACCTTTGAAGTCTGGTGCGGCGAGCAGGATGCCATCACCCAACCCGAGCTGGTGCAGGGGCTGGCGCTGCGCTACGGCATGCCGTTCACCGCCATTCCGCAGGCCGGACACGCCAGCTATCTCGATAACGCGGCGTTTTTTAATCAACAGCTTTTACGTATTCACCAGGAGGTAGGCGATGAATGCACACATTGACGGACGCGTAGCGGTAGTCACCGGCGGATCGTCCGGCATTGGCTTTGAAACGCTGCGCCTGCTGCTGGGCGAGGGGGCAAAAGTGGCTTTCTGTGGCCGCGATCCGGACCGGCTCGCCAGCGCACACGCGGCGCTGCAAAACGACTACCCCGACGGGGAGATCTTCGCTTACCGCTGCGACGTGCTCAACGCCGATGAGGTGCAGGCTTTTGCCCAGGCGGTTCAGGCGCGCTTTGGCGCGGCGGATATGCTGATCAATAACGCCGGGCAGGGCTACGTGGCGCACTTCAACGACACCCCGCGCGAGGCGTGGCTGCACGAAGCCGAGCTGAAATTGTTTGGGGTGATCAACCCGGTGCAGGCGTTTCAGCCTCTGCTGGAGCAGTCCGATATCGCCTCGATCACCTGCGTCAACTCCCTGCTGGCATTGCAGCCGGAGGAGCACATGATCGCCACCTCCGCCGCCCGCGCCGCGCTGCTGAACATGACGCTGACACTCTCAAAGGAGCTGGTGGGCAAAGGTATTCGCGTCAACTCCATTTTGCTCGGCATGGTGGAGTCCGGCCAGTGGCAGCGCCGCTTTGAGAACCGGGCGGATAAAAGCCAGAGCTGGGCGGCGTGGACGGCGGATATTGCGCGCAAGCGGGGCATACCGATGGCGCGCCTCGGCAAGCCGCAGGAGCCTGCACAGGCGCTGCTGTTTCTCGCCTCGCCGCTGGCCTCGTTTACCACCGGTGCCGCGCTGGACGTTTCCGGCGGCTTCTGCCGTCACCTGTAAGGACGCATCATGAAAAAAATCATGTTAATTGGCTTTGGCGCGATGGCGCAGGCGGTAATTGAGCGCCTGCCTGATGGCGTCAGCATTGGCTGGATCGTAGCGCGCGAGGCTCACCACGAGGCCATTCGTGCGCAGTTCGGCGGTGCGGTAGCGGCGCTGGCCTCGCCGGTGGACTGCGCTGAAGCGCCTGGCCTGGTACTGGAGTGCGCCAGCCAGCAGGCGGTGGCGCAGTACGGCGAAGAGATACTGCATCGCGGCTGGCATCTGGCCGTGATATCCACCGGCGCGCTGGCGGACAGCGCGCTGGAACAGCGTCTGCTCAGCGCGGGTGGAAAACTCACGCTGCTCTCCGGCGCGGTGGCGGGCATCGACGGGCTCTCCGCCGCCAAAGAGGGCGGCCTGGAGCGTGTGACCTATCGGTCGCGCAAAAGCCCGGCCAGCTGGCGCGGCAGCTACGCCGAGCAGCTTATCGATCTTAACGCGGTGTCGCAGGCGCAGGTGTTTTTTGAGGGCAGCGCCCGCGAGGCGGCGCGGCTGTTCCCGGCGAACGCCAACGTGGCGGCGACCGTGGCGCTCGGCGGCGTCGGGATGGATGACACCCGCGTGCAGCTGATGGTCGACCCGGCGACGACGCGCAACACCCACACGCTGCACGTCGAAGGGCTGTTTGGCGAGTTTCATCTGGAGCTGAGCGGCCTGCCGCTTGCCAGCAACCCCAAAACCTCCACCCTGGCGGCACTGAGCGCGGTGCGCGCCTGCCGCGAGCTGGCCCTGAGCTGAGGAGTCACGATGGACGATCTGAAGATTTTTATCGGTGGCCACTGGCGACACGGCGGCGGCAACCTGATGCAGAGCCAGTTCCCGGCGGACGGCTCAATCAACGCGACGCTTAACGCCGCAAGCCTGGACGATCTGGAGGACGCCATCGACGCAGGCGAACGCGCGTGGCGCGATCCGGACTGGCGCAACCGACTGCCGCATATGCGGGCGAAGATCCTGCACAAGGTGGCCGATCTGATTGAATCCCGCGTCGATGAACTGACGCAGATGCAGAGCCGCGACAACGGCAAGCCGCTGGCGGAAGCGCGTGGCCTGGTGATGAGTGCGGCGGGCACGGCGCGCTATTTCGCCGCCGCCTGCGAGCTGCTGGAAGGCGAACTGCCCACGCCGCGCCAGCCCGATCTCCTGACGCTGAGCCGCTACGAGCCGCTCGGCGTGGTGGCGGCCATCACGCCGTGGAATTCGCCGATTGCCAGCGAAATGCAGAAGGTTGCTCCGGCCATTGCCGCCGGAAATGCGGTGATCCTCAAACCTGCCGAGGCCACGCCGCTGATGGCACTGGAGCTGGCGCGTATTTTTGAACAGGCCGGGCTGCCCGCCGGGCTGCTGAGCGTGCTGCCGGGCAAAGGCTCGGTGGTTGGCGACGCGCTGGCGCGCCACCCTCGCGTGCGGAAAATTTCCTTTACCGGCGGCACGACCACGGGGCGGCATCTGGCGCACGTGGCGGCGGAAAAGCTGATCCCGGCGTCGCTGGAACTGGGCGGGAAATCCCCGACCATCGTGCTGGAAGATGCGGACGTCGAGCAGGCCGCGCGCGGGATCTGCTACGGCATTTTCAGCTCGGCGGGGCAGGCGTGCATTGCCGGTTCACGACTGTTTATCCACGAGAGCATTTACGCTCCGCTGATGGCGCGGCTGCTGGAACTCACGCGCGGCCTGCGCGTCGGGCATCCGTTTGCCGACGGTACGCATATCGGGCCGCTGATTAACGACAGGCATCGCCAGAGCGTGCAGGCGTACGTAGAGCTGGCGCAACGCGAAGGAGGCCGCGTGCTGTGCGGCGGGGAGATCCCGGCCGATCCGGCGCTTGCCGGCGGAAGCTTCTTCCAGCCAACAATCATCGAGGGTCTGACCAACGCCGCCCGCGCCTGTCAGGAGGAGATCTTCGGCCCGGTGCTGGTGGCGATGCCGTTCAGTGACGAGGCGGCGCTAATCCGCGAGGCCAATGACTCGGTGTACGGCCTGGCGGCGGGCATCTGGACGCGCGATACCGGACGCGCCCTGCGCCTGAGCGAGCAACTGGAAGCGGGCACCGTGTGGATCAACACCTACAAAGTGTTTGCGATTTCGACCCCGTTTGGGGGCTTTAAAGAGAGCGGTCTGGGCCGCGAAAAGGGCATTCAGGGGCTGAAAGCCTGGATGCAGCAAAAGAGCATTTATCTGGCGACGGGTAATAGCGTCAACCACTGGTGCGACTGAGAAAGGGTGAGCAATGAGCGAAATGATAACCGTCGGCGACGCCATCGCCAGAACGCTGGAGCAGTATCAGGTTGAGGCCATCTACGGCGTCATCTCTATCCACAACCTGCCAATCGCGGATGCGGTGGGGCAGCGGGGCAACATCCGCTTTGTGCCCGCGCGCGGCGAAGCGGGTTCTGTCACCATGGCCGACGCCCACGGACGCTTTTCCGGCCTTGGCGTGGCGCTGACCAGCACCGGCGCAGGGGCGGGCAACGCGGTGGGGGCGCTGGTGGAAGCCATGAACGCCTGTACGCCGCTGCTGCACCTGACCGGCCAGGTTGAAAAAGCCTGGCTGGATGCCGACACCGGGTTTATCCACGAAACCCGCGATCAGCTGACCTTCCTCAAGGCCAGCTCGAAACGGGCCTGGCGCATCAGCAATGCTCACCAGGCGGTCGCTATTCTCCATAAGGCCATTCAGGAGGCGCAGACGCCGCCGTGCGGGCCGGTTTCGGTGGAAATTCCGATTGATATTCAGGGGGCGAAGATCCCGGCCTCGCTGGTGACGGCACCGGTGAAATCCTCCGCGCCGGACACCGTTGATAACGCTGTGGTCGAGGCGCTCTGGGCGCAGCTTAAGCAGGCGAAACAGCCTCTGCTGTGGCTGGGCGGCGGGGCGCTGGGAAGCGCTGATGCCGTGCATAAACTGGCGGATGCGGGCTTCACGGTAATCTCCAGCACCCACGCGCGCGGCGTGCTGCCGGACAGCCATCGCGCCAGCCTGCGGGCGTTCCATAATTCACCGTCGGTCGAGGCGCTGATTGCCCGGTGCGACTTTACGCTGGTGGCAGGCTCGCGCCTGCGCAGTAACGAAACCCGCTCATGGACGCTCGAGCTGCCGCATCCCCGCGTGCAGATTGATATCGATCCGGCGGCGGCGAGCCGTAACTATCTGATGGATAACACCCTGGTCGCCGACTGTTCTGTGCTGCTGGCGGCGCTGGCGAACAAAGCGCAGGGGCGCGAATGGGGCAATGCCCAGTGGGATGGGCAGGTTCAGCAGGCGGTGGCAACAGCAGAGCAGGGGCTGCGCGAGCAATGCGGGGCGTATGCGAAGCTCAACGATGCGATTGAAAAGGCGCTGCCGAACGACGGCCTGCTGGTGCGGGATATCACCGTTTCCGGCAGCCTGTGGGGCAGCCGTCTGTTCCGCGCTAACGGCCCGCTGATGAACATTCACTCTCTGGCGGGGGCGATTGGTATGGGGCTGCCGATGGCGATCGGCACCGCGATTGCCAACCCGCAGCGCAAGGTGGTGGGGCTGGTGGGCGACGGCGGCCTGAGCCTTAACCTGGGGGAACTGGCAACGCTTGCCCAGGAGAAAGCGAACGTGACGCTGCTGATCATGAACGACGGCGGCTACGGCGTGATGCGCGGTATTCAGGATAAGTATTTCGGTGGTCGTCAATATTACAACGAACTGCACACACCGGACTTTACCCTGCTGGCGCAGGCGATTGGCCTGCAGGCGTGGAGCGTGGAGCGGGCCGAGGATTTTGACGCGGTGATGACGGAGGCGCTGTCAATGCCGGGGCCATCGGTGGTGGAGGTGCGGATGGGGCAGATTGGCGCGCTGAAGTTTGCCGGGCCGCCGCAGAAGTCGCTGTATTGATATGGTGGATATCGCCCGGTGACGCTGCGCTTACCGGGCCTACGTTTGTTGAGGTGCGGACCGTTTTCCCTCACCCCGGCCCTCTCCCAAAGGGAGAGGGTGATCGCGTTCCCTCTCCCTTTGGGAGAGGGTTAGGGTGAGGGGACAAACTCAGAACACCTTAAACGGATATTCCACATAAGCGCGGATCTCATCCCCGCCGACGTTATAGTCGCTGGCGTTGCTGGAGACGCGCAGCACGGAGTAGCGCAGCTTCAGCGTCAGGTCTTTTGCCGGGCCGTCCTGCACCTGATACTGGACCTGGTTAAACCACTCGTGCTCTTTACCGTTGCTGGTTTCAGACGTTTTGATGTTATCGCCGCGCACGTAGGCCGTGGTCCAGCTCAGGCCCGGCAGGCCGAGTCCGGCGAAGTCCAGGCCGTAAGACGCCTGCCATGAGCGTTCATCTTCCCCGTTAAAGTCAGACCAGTAGGAGTTCGCCAGCCAGATGGTGTTACCGCCGTCGCCCACGCCGCCGCGATTGCGATAGCCACCGTAGTTGTAGCCGGTGCTGCCGCTGCTCTGCTGATACGCCACCTTAAAGGTATGAACGTCCCAAATGTAGCTCGCCGCCAGGCTCCAGATGGTATTGCTGCGCCCGGTGTCGAGGCTGTCCGCGTAGCGTTGATCCAGACGCGAGTTATAGCCGTTAAAGTCCAGAATCAACTGCTGCCCGGTGCTGAACGGCTGTTTGAAGTTCATGCCCAGATACTGTTTATTCATCACCTCTTCGTTGTGAGAGGCATACAGTGCGCCGCTGAACTGGTCGTTGAACTGGTAGCTTGCGCCGCCGAAGGTCAGGCTTTTCAGGCCGCTGTCGTGGCGGTCATCGCTTTTACGCTGCTGGTCAGTGAAGTAGCCAGCGTTCAGGTCCAGGCCGTCGATCTCTTTCGAGGTCAACATCGTGCCGGTGTAGCTTTCAAACAGCAGACGCGAGCTGTCGGCGGTGACAATCGGCAGCGCCGGGCGCTGGTTGCCGTAGCTCAGCACGGTATTTGAAAAACGCATTTTTGCCGTGGCGCCAAATTTTGCCAGGTCGGATTTTGCCCGGCCATCGTCTTCCTGTCTGAAGAAGTCGATACCGCCCGCGCCGCTCTTGCCACGCCCGCCGTCGAGACGCACGCCGTACTGGGCGATACCGTCGACGCCAAATCCTACCCGCCCTTCGGTATAACCGGATTCAAAGGTCGCGATGAGTCCCTGACCCCATTCAGCTTTGTCCTGCTGGCCCTGATGGTAGTCCCGGCTGATGTACGCGTTACGGAAAAACAGGTCCAGATGGCTGTCATCAATAAAACCCTGGCTGTCAGACTGCTGGCTTGCTACGGCGGGAAGGGCCGAAAATAAACTTAATGCGATTAACGATAATTCTTTTTTCACGGAGGGAGCGTCTCTGTCTGGATATATTAATTTGTATTGCTGCACATTGGATAATTACCGGAAAGGTTTACGATTGCAATCAATAAGTGACCAGGCGTTTCAGCGGGCGAGGGCAGGCGTGGCGCGGTGTTGAGGGGCGTTACCGATACGTGCGGTTATATTAGCAATTCATGCGAAATAAAAAGGAGGCCATTACGCCTCCTTTCAGGATTATTTAATTCCGTCTGCCGCCATCCGGTCGCGAATATGCTGCGCACGTTCAACGGAGGCCGGGTGATCGTCAAACATTGAGCTTTGACGACCCTCTTCCAGCTTCGCCAGTTTTTCAAAACTGGTGGCCAGGCCTGATGGATTGATTCCGCGTTTGCGCAACAGATCGTAGGAGTAGTCGTCGGCCTCAGACTCCTGACGCTGGGAGAACTGGGAGTTCACCAGTTTTTCACCCATATCGCCAATCTGCGACTGGGATAGGCTGCCGACGATCCCGCCCGCAGAGGCTGCCGCCGCGCGAACCGCGTTGGTTCCGAGCGCGACCTGCATCCCTTTCTTGACGTGGCCGAGCGCAACGTGGCCCATTTCGTGGCCGATAACCGCTTCCACTTCGTTGTCGGTCATGATGTCCATCAGCCCGCTATAGACGCGGATGCAGCCGTTCGCCATTGCGAAGGCGTTCACGTCTTTTGCCACGTAAACCTTGTAGTTCACCGGCTGGCCGTTGATGTTGTCACCAAGCGCAGAAGCAATCTTGTTCAGACGCTGCGTGTAGGTGCTGTTAGCCGGGGCGATAGTGGCTTTTGCATCCATATCTTTACAGGCCTCGTCGCTCAGCGCTTTCACCTGCGCGTCGCTCAGGGAGTATGCCTGGAAGGCCTCTGCGCCTGAGCTCATCAGGCCGTTAGAGTCCATATTCTGACAGCCGCTTAGCAGGAGCGTTGTTCCCAGGGCCAGCACTATTGCACGCATTTTCATGATGTTGCTTCCGTACTCGTTAACATGAATTAAATCCGAAAAATGCACCGTCAGCGAAGCCGGTGTCGCGCTAAGTATAAGGAATATCTGCAGGGGCGGGCGAGAAGATTGCGCAACTTGCGAGCATGTTCCAGAGATTTCTTAAGCGGCAAAAGAATGGTCCATGTACATGCCCTACGGCTTGGGTTACATTGTTGGCACTTTTTTCCGGCGTAGCCCAAAACGCGCTGTCGTCAAGGGCATGGCCTTTAACAGTCCGATCTGGAGTTAAAATGTCCTCACGTAAAGAGCTTGCTAATGCTATTCGTGCGCTGAGCATGGACGCAGTACAGAAAGCCAAATCCGGCCACCCGGGTGCCCCTATGGGCATGGCAGACATCGCCGAAGTCCTGTGGCGTGATTTCCTTAACCACAATCCGCAGAACCCAGCATGGGCTGACCGTGACCGTTTCGTGCTGTCCAACGGCCACGGCTCTATGCTGATCTATAGCCTGCTGCACCTCACCGGCTACGATCTGCCTATTGAAGAGCTGAAAAACTTCCGTCAGCTGCACTCTAAAACTCCAGGTCACCCGGAAGTGGGTTACACCGCAGGCGTTGAAACCACCACCGGCCCGCTGGGTCAGGGTATTGCCAACGCTGTGGGTATGGCGATTGCTGAGAAGACGCTGGCAGCGCAGTTCAACCGTCCTGGTCACGACATCGTTGACCACTTCACCTACGCCTTCATGGGCGACGGCTGCATGATGGAAGGCATTTCTCACGAAGTGTGCTCCCTGGCCGGTACCCTGAAGCTGGGCAAACTGGTTGCGTTCTATGACGACAACGGTATCTCCATCGACGGTCACGTTGAAGGCTGGTTCACCGATGACACCGCTGCAC
This region of Enterobacter cancerogenus genomic DNA includes:
- a CDS encoding alpha/beta fold hydrolase, producing MTGFREQGSGTPLMLLHGISSGAASWHKQMALSGFRVLAWDMPGYGESPMLATERANAGDYADALAAMLDRAGVWQAVLVGHSLGALVASAFAAKFPQRVLHLVLADAAQGYGQAAPEQREQVWRNREQQIALGGDILAQTRAAKLLRPGARAEDIATVATGMRALRPEGYLAAAWMLAHDDIHGWLTRYSGTFEVWCGEQDAITQPELVQGLALRYGMPFTAIPQAGHASYLDNAAFFNQQLLRIHQEVGDECTH
- a CDS encoding NAD(P)/FAD-dependent oxidoreductase, with product MTSRIVIIGGGQAGGWAAKTLRDEGFDGEICVVAEEEWDFYERPPLSKAALLDADAALPRLFSEDAQQALNLTWYRPLRATQIDRAAKRVHLSNGELLSYNILLIATGGRARLPGEAWGKHPQVYTLRHWQDAQRLKTRLAQSNTLAIVGGGWIGLEIAASARKSGVAVTLFEQQPALCMRSVSGEVSRQLERIHREQGVDIRTGCGALELDDHHGLPVIHCDGKRETFDAVVVGIGVDLNLELARDAGLNTDRGIVVDAQGRTSDPAIFAAGDVAQHHHYGLCIQSWAFAQNQAVATAKAMLNPDAPGYDDAPWLWSDQYQHNIQILGIPQPGGKTVVRDNALFFSLDDGGRLTQLVAFNDARTVKLAKRWMAAGRDLSDVPLSDPAFSLMSLR
- the loiP gene encoding metalloprotease LoiP, whose product is MKMRAIVLALGTTLLLSGCQNMDSNGLMSSGAEAFQAYSLSDAQVKALSDEACKDMDAKATIAPANSTYTQRLNKIASALGDNINGQPVNYKVYVAKDVNAFAMANGCIRVYSGLMDIMTDNEVEAVIGHEMGHVALGHVKKGMQVALGTNAVRAAAASAGGIVGSLSQSQIGDMGEKLVNSQFSQRQESEADDYSYDLLRKRGINPSGLATSFEKLAKLEEGRQSSMFDDHPASVERAQHIRDRMAADGIK
- a CDS encoding aldehyde dehydrogenase; translation: MDDLKIFIGGHWRHGGGNLMQSQFPADGSINATLNAASLDDLEDAIDAGERAWRDPDWRNRLPHMRAKILHKVADLIESRVDELTQMQSRDNGKPLAEARGLVMSAAGTARYFAAACELLEGELPTPRQPDLLTLSRYEPLGVVAAITPWNSPIASEMQKVAPAIAAGNAVILKPAEATPLMALELARIFEQAGLPAGLLSVLPGKGSVVGDALARHPRVRKISFTGGTTTGRHLAHVAAEKLIPASLELGGKSPTIVLEDADVEQAARGICYGIFSSAGQACIAGSRLFIHESIYAPLMARLLELTRGLRVGHPFADGTHIGPLINDRHRQSVQAYVELAQREGGRVLCGGEIPADPALAGGSFFQPTIIEGLTNAARACQEEIFGPVLVAMPFSDEAALIREANDSVYGLAAGIWTRDTGRALRLSEQLEAGTVWINTYKVFAISTPFGGFKESGLGREKGIQGLKAWMQQKSIYLATGNSVNHWCD
- a CDS encoding aspartate dehydrogenase, whose translation is MKKIMLIGFGAMAQAVIERLPDGVSIGWIVAREAHHEAIRAQFGGAVAALASPVDCAEAPGLVLECASQQAVAQYGEEILHRGWHLAVISTGALADSALEQRLLSAGGKLTLLSGAVAGIDGLSAAKEGGLERVTYRSRKSPASWRGSYAEQLIDLNAVSQAQVFFEGSAREAARLFPANANVAATVALGGVGMDDTRVQLMVDPATTRNTHTLHVEGLFGEFHLELSGLPLASNPKTSTLAALSAVRACRELALS
- a CDS encoding thiamine pyrophosphate-binding protein; this encodes MSEMITVGDAIARTLEQYQVEAIYGVISIHNLPIADAVGQRGNIRFVPARGEAGSVTMADAHGRFSGLGVALTSTGAGAGNAVGALVEAMNACTPLLHLTGQVEKAWLDADTGFIHETRDQLTFLKASSKRAWRISNAHQAVAILHKAIQEAQTPPCGPVSVEIPIDIQGAKIPASLVTAPVKSSAPDTVDNAVVEALWAQLKQAKQPLLWLGGGALGSADAVHKLADAGFTVISSTHARGVLPDSHRASLRAFHNSPSVEALIARCDFTLVAGSRLRSNETRSWTLELPHPRVQIDIDPAAASRNYLMDNTLVADCSVLLAALANKAQGREWGNAQWDGQVQQAVATAEQGLREQCGAYAKLNDAIEKALPNDGLLVRDITVSGSLWGSRLFRANGPLMNIHSLAGAIGMGLPMAIGTAIANPQRKVVGLVGDGGLSLNLGELATLAQEKANVTLLIMNDGGYGVMRGIQDKYFGGRQYYNELHTPDFTLLAQAIGLQAWSVERAEDFDAVMTEALSMPGPSVVEVRMGQIGALKFAGPPQKSLY
- a CDS encoding cupin domain-containing protein, with the protein product MTDSTVTAKPGVKPEHLTMEEWVESRIARFEGRKYDWNALKFQADYDPKYRRAQMRYIGTGATGVANDTNTVQADHFTFSTMVLPSKCEGPLHLHDDVEEVFFMLKGQITLMIQDGDNYTETVLRERDLISVPPGIYRGLFNHGEEEALMCVMLGTNKPEIPTYPADHPLSKVKRG
- a CDS encoding SDR family oxidoreductase; amino-acid sequence: MNAHIDGRVAVVTGGSSGIGFETLRLLLGEGAKVAFCGRDPDRLASAHAALQNDYPDGEIFAYRCDVLNADEVQAFAQAVQARFGAADMLINNAGQGYVAHFNDTPREAWLHEAELKLFGVINPVQAFQPLLEQSDIASITCVNSLLALQPEEHMIATSAARAALLNMTLTLSKELVGKGIRVNSILLGMVESGQWQRRFENRADKSQSWAAWTADIARKRGIPMARLGKPQEPAQALLFLASPLASFTTGAALDVSGGFCRHL
- a CDS encoding MFS transporter, which produces MTTFETNAAPAEASGEGTRTPENAVRWAIPLSLLACVLLAFFDKISIAALFSDDHFQQAMGIDFDTTRLGILMSAFLLSYGFSSVLLSGLGDKIPPLRLLTGMMAVWCVLMVAMGFTHNYTVMIVLRILLGIAEGPLFPLAFAIVRHNFPQHLQARATMLWLLGTPVGAAIGFPLSLWLLNTFGWQSTFFVMAMLTVPVLIFVRIGLRGIRLDVKPATAQASRDERRAARRELFVSPHFWVICVFNVAFLTYLWGINGWLPGYLIKGKGIHLEHAGWLSSMPFIAMLAGEVIGAWLSDRVDKRAAACFISMAGAAVGLTAVMHLDTPLTIIAAMSFSTFMWGTGAPNIFALLAKATHPRVSATAGGIFNGLGNFAGALSPAVMGGLIAFTHSMDSGLIFLAVMAAVGCVLLLPLLRRY
- a CDS encoding OprD family outer membrane porin, with amino-acid sequence MKKELSLIALSLFSALPAVASQQSDSQGFIDDSHLDLFFRNAYISRDYHQGQQDKAEWGQGLIATFESGYTEGRVGFGVDGIAQYGVRLDGGRGKSGAGGIDFFRQEDDGRAKSDLAKFGATAKMRFSNTVLSYGNQRPALPIVTADSSRLLFESYTGTMLTSKEIDGLDLNAGYFTDQQRKSDDRHDSGLKSLTFGGASYQFNDQFSGALYASHNEEVMNKQYLGMNFKQPFSTGQQLILDFNGYNSRLDQRYADSLDTGRSNTIWSLAASYIWDVHTFKVAYQQSSGSTGYNYGGYRNRGGVGDGGNTIWLANSYWSDFNGEDERSWQASYGLDFAGLGLPGLSWTTAYVRGDNIKTSETSNGKEHEWFNQVQYQVQDGPAKDLTLKLRYSVLRVSSNASDYNVGGDEIRAYVEYPFKVF